TCTTCCATCAAAAAGAGGATGTCTTTCATACTTAACATTGTAAGAAATATTTGTAAGAATATTTTTTATACCATCTGAGTAAGCACGAGAATTCATAACTTTTGAAGAAAACTTTTTAAATTTTGTTGTTGAAACAACTTCCATAGCTTTTGTAATTTGGTGGGTAGACTGTACACTTTTTATTCTACTTTTTATTTCTTTAGAACCAGCCATTTACTCACCTCTTTATATTTTTTTAAATTTATTAATTTCTTCTGAAATATTCTTTTCTATCTTTTCATCTAAAGAACCCTTTTCTTTTATATTTTTTAATATCTCTGTTTCTTCTTTTAAGTGACTTATTAATTCTTTTTCAAATTCAGCTACATTTTTCACATCAATATCATCATAAAATCCGTTTGTAACTGCATAAAAAGAAATAACTTGTTCTTCAACTGAATAAGGTTTATTCTGAGACTGTTTCAACATAGCCATTATTCTATGTCCTCTTTCTAATTGAGCCTTTGTTGCTCTATCTAAGTCTGATCCAAACTGTGCAAAAGTAAGTAACTCTGTATACTGAGCCAACTCCAATTTAACTTTTGAAGCCACTTGCTTCATAGCTTTTAATTGTGCAGCTCCCCCGACTCTTGAAACAGAAATTCCTGCATCTATCGCTGGTCTAAATCCAGAATTAAATAATTGGGTATCCAAGAAAATTTGGCCATCAGTTATTGAAATTACATTTGTTGGAATATAGGCTGCTACATCCCCAGCTTGAGTTTCTATAATTGGTAGTGCTGTTATTGAACCTCCACCTAATTCATCAGAAAGTTTTGCTGCTCTTTCTAATAATCTAGAATGTAAATAAAATACATCTCCTGGATATGCTTCTCTTCCAGGTGGTCTTTTTAATAATAACGACATCTCTCTATATGCAACTGCATGTTTTGTTAAATCATCATAAATTATTAAAACATCTTCTCCTTTATCCATAAAATACTCTGCCATAGAAACTCCTGCATAAGGAGCTATATATTGTAGTGGAGCCGCTTCAGAAGCCGTTGCAGAAACAATTGTAGTATATTCCATCGCTCCTAAATCTTCTAATTTTTTATATATTTGTGCTACTGTAGACCTTTTTTGTCCTATTGCTACATAAATACATTTTACTCCTGTATTCTTTTGATTTATTATTGCATCAATAGCTATAGCTGTTTTTCCTGTTTGTCTATCTCCTATAATAAGTTCTCTTTGACCTTTACCTATAGGAACCATACCATCTATTGATTTTATTCCAGTTTGAAGTGGTTCGTATACTGGTTGTCTTGAAATTATACCTGATGCTTTTCTTTCTAACTCCATATACTTTTCTATTTTGACACTTCCCTTACCATCAATAGGTTCTCCAAGAGCATTTACAACTCTTCCTAAAAATTCTTCTCCTGCAGGAATAGATACAATTCTACCTGTTGATTTTACTTCATCTCCTTCTTTAATTTTAGTAAAATCCCCTAAAATAATAACTCCTACATTGTTTTCTTCTAAATTTAAAATCATTCCCATAACTTTATCTGGAAATTCCAATATCTCTCCAGCTTTAGCATCACTTAGTCCGTAAACTCTTGCAATACCATCTCCTACCTCTAATACAGAGCCTGAAGTTTTTATATTTAAAATCTTTTTATAGTTTTCTATCTCATTTTTTATAATGTTGCTGACTTCTTCCGGTCTGATATTCAACTATTACACCTCCGATTATGTGTATTTTTAGTTTTTATGAACTAATAAATCTAACTGAGTTCTGATAGTTCCATCTATTATTTTATCTCCTATCTTTAGTATTCCCCCACCAATTATAGATTTATCTATAATAACTTTTAAATTTATTTTTTTTCTAGTTCTTTTTTCTAAATTTTTTACAAGTTTTGATTTTTGATTTTCTGAAATTTCTTGGGCAAAAATAGCTTCTACATCTATTATTTTATTTTTCAAATAATAAATCTTTAAATATTCTGCCACTATTTCTTTTATATTTTCTATTCTTCCTTTAAATAAAATATATAATAATATATTTTTTATTTCTTCATTTTCATCTATAAAAATTTTTTCTATTACTTTTTCTTTTTCTTCCACTAGTATTAATGGATTATCTAAAATATTTTTTAAATCAGTATTGGTTAAATATAATTCCATTGTTTTATTAAGTGCGTCATAGATTTCCTTTACTTTGTTCTTAGATTCTGCCACTGAAAAAATTGCTTCTGCATATCTTCTTCCAATTATTTTTTCTGACATTATTCTTCACCTAGCTCATTTATAAAGTTATTAATTAATTTGTTGCTATGTTTAGAATCTAATTTTTCTTTTATTATTTTTTCAGCTAATTTAACAGCTAAAGCTTGCATTTCTTCTCTTATTTCTCCTTTAGCTCTAGCTTTCATTTTTCCTACTTCTATTTCAGCACTTTTTAATATTTTATCTCTTTGAGAAGTTGCCCCTCTTAAAATTTCTTCTTTTCTTTGATCTGCTTTTTTTTCTGCAGTTAATATCATTTCATTAGCTTGCTTTTTCGCCTCTTTTAATTGTTTTTCAGCTTCTTCTTTTTCTAGTTTTGCTTCCTCTTTATTTTTTCTTGCTTCTTCTAAATCATTTGATATTATATCTTTTCTTGTTTTTAATATCTTATTTAATGGCTTTTTTAAATATTTATTAAATATCGCAATTAATACTAAAAAGTTTATTATTTGCCAAAACATATTTATATCAATAGAAATAGCGGGCATTGTTTGTGCTGCCAAATTCATTACCTCCTTTCAACATTAAATTATATTTAATTTGCTAATGCTGATAATAATGGATTTGCATATAATAAAATCATTGCTACAACTAATCCATAAATTGCTGTTGATTCTGAAATAGCTTGTCCTAAAATCATTGTTGAAATTATATCACTTTTAGCTTCAGGTTGTCTTGCTATTGCCTCTACTGCTTTTCCTGCAGCATATCCTTCTCCTATCCCTGGTCCTAATCCAGTTAACATTGATAAACCTACTCCTATTGCTGATGCTGCTAATATTATTGTTTTTGCTAATAACATATCCATATAAATCTACCTCCTAATTTATTTTTATTACTAATCTTTTATCGAATCACCTAAAGAACTTTGTATGTGAACTATTGACAACATTACAAAAACAAAGCTTTGAACTACCCCACTAAACAAATCAAAATATAAGTGAAGTGGTGCCGGAATAACCGCTGGAGCTGCTTTATATAATAACCCCATAATAACCATACCTGCAAACATATTTCCAAATAATCTGAAAGACATGTTAATTGGTTTTGCTATTTCCCCAACTATATTTAATGGCAATAAAATAGGAACAGGACTTGCAAATCCTTTTATATAACCAATCAATCCTGAATTCTTTATATTTGTTCCTATAAAAACAACTGCTGTTAATAATGCTAAGCCGACAGTAGTATTTAAATCTGCTGTAGGTGTTCTAAAAGCAGGATAAAATTTTATGCTCTCATTCCCAAATTTAGAAAACCAAGGTATTGGAAAAAATGTAAGAATATTTCCCGATAATATAAATAAAAATAGACAAGAAATAAAACTTATAAACTTATCTTTATATTTTCCCAATGACTGAAAAATTAAATCATCTAAAAAACCTAATAAAGATTCTAATAAAATTTGTAATTTAGTTTTAGGAATTATTTCTAATTTTCTTGTTCCTATTTTAAAGATTAAAAATAAAACTATCATACAAAACCAACTACCTACTACCGTCATAGTAACCGGTAACCCAAACTCTCCATTTCCTACATCCATTGCTAAAGGAACTTGATGTAAAAATTTAGGCAATGGTACAAAAAATGCTATTTTAGGTCCTTCCACTAGAGGTGGGGTAAAAAAACTTATATTCATATCTTTCCTCCTCTGTTATTTTTTTTATATTTTAATTTAGATATTTTAGTTTGAATCATAATAATAAATATATTAAATCTTATATTAAAAAGTCCTATTGCTGCTGCTGCAATATATTGTAGACCTCCAAAATATCCCATAACTAAAAACGTTAATAAATATAATAAATATCTTTTCCCATAACTTATAAATGTATTTCTTTTTATATTATTTGAAAATAAAATACTTTCAGTTTCTAGACACAACATATAAAAGGTTAAAACAGAAACTAATGAACTCACAAACATCCCTATATAAACTACAGGATTTCTTATTAAAATTCCATATATTAAAATTATAATCGATGCTCTTAAACTTCTTTTTATAATTTTTTTTAATTGTTCCATTTTCCTCCCCATATTTTACAATATATTTATGTATACCATAATTTTTTAAATTAATAAAGTTTATTTTTATTATTATTTCTTAAATATCATTTTATACGCACTATACAGACCATTTATTACTCCAAATACTATTAAAACTATCAATATCAAGGTGCTTTTAAAAAAATATTTTTCTATAATTTTATAAATAATTACAGAAAAAATTATAGAAAAAATTATTGTTAATCCAATTGTTCCTATTAAATTAAAATATTTTAAAATTTCATTATTGAGTTTAAGCATTTTTATCTCCTAAATTTTTTTTAAAACAAAAAATTTTCTTTCTCCTGCTAATCTGTTATTTTTAAATACATCTTGCTTTTTTAAACCACTAATTTTAATAACTCTTTCAATCTCTTCATCTGTAAAGATTTTTTTTTCATAATACTCTTCATATTTTTCATATAAATTATCTTCATTCTTTAAAAAATATGTTGCTTCAATTACATCCAAAGAAGTTTCTTCATATTTTTCATGTTCCCATATTACTGAAAAATCTTCTCTTACATCTGCAAAGATACCATTTGAAAACATTTTATCCATAAAGTTTCTATCAACAACATCAAATACATAAATACCTCCTGGTTCAAGTGAATTTTTAACACTATTTAATGTATCTAACAACTCTTCTAAACTTGTTAAATGATTTATTGTATCAAAGAAAGAAAAAATAACATCATATTTTTCATAAGTATCAAATTCTCTCATATCCCCCAAATATAATCTTACATTTTCACATTTTTCATTCGCTCTATTTAACATATGTTCTGATAAATCTAAACCTGAACAAGTATATTTATTGGATAATCTTTTTAAAATTTCTCCTGTTCCACATCCTAAATCTAATATTTTTCTTGCTTCATTTAAATTTTTTTTTATATTCTCTTCTAATAATTCTGTCCATTCATCATAATTACAAAATTCCATAAATTTATCATAAACCTTTGAAAAATTTTTATACATATCTTCTCCTATTTTTTAAAAAAAGTGATAATTTTCACTATCACTTTTTTCTTAATTATCTTAATTGTTCTTTTACTGTTTCTGCTAAAAACTCTGCTATATCTAATACTTTTTTAGAATCATTTCCCTCAACCATGACTCTTATTATTGGTTCTGTTCCTGAAGTTCTAACTAGTATTCTTCCATCGTTTCCTAATTCTTTTTCTTTTAATTCTATTTGCTTTAATATCTCTTGATTTTTATTCCATGTATTTTTTTTACTATTATCTCCAACATTTACATTTATTAATTTTTGAGGCCATTCAGGTATTTTTGAAACAATTTCACCTAGTTTAATTTTACTATCTCTTAACACTTCAACAAGCTTTAATGAAGTCTGTATCCCATCTCCTGTAGTTCCATAATCTAGTAAAATTATATGACCTGATTGCTCTCCTCCTAAATTTAAAGCTTGATTTCTCATTTTTTCTAAAACATATCTATCTCCAACATTTGCTCTAACTAATACTATGCCATTTTCATTTAAATAAGATTCAAATCCCATATTGCTCATTACTGTAGTAACCACTTTATTTCCATTTAGATTATTATTGTTTTTCATATTTACTGCTAATGCTGCTATTATTTTATCTCCATCAACTATTTTCCCTTTTTCATCAACAGCTATTAATCTATCTGCATCTCCATCGTATGCAAGTCCTAAATCAGCATCATATCCTATAACAACTTTGGATAAAATTTCTGGATGAGTTGACCCGCATCTAACATTTATATTCTTACCATTAGGAGCATCATTTATTACTACTATTTCAGCACCTAAAGATAAAAAAACTTCTTTTGCTACTCTATAGGCAGAGCCATTAGCTGCATCTAATATTATTTTCATTCCATTGAAATCACCTTTGACAATTGATTTTAAATGATCTCTATATAAAAAATAGTCATCTTCTGCATACTTAAATTTTCCAACTTCATCTCCATTTAAAGGATTTTTTATAATCTCCTGTAGACTATCCATATATCCTTCTAATTCTTCTTCTATTTTATCTAATAATTTACATCCATCGCTACCAAAAATTTTAATCCCATTATCTTTAGCTGGATTATGAGAAGCTGAAATCATTATTCCTGCTGCTGCACCTTTGGTTTGAGTAATATAAGCTACTCCTGGAGTTGGTAACACTCCTACAAAATCTATATTTATACCCATCGATGTTAACCCTGCAGTCAAAGCTGACCTCAACATATATCCTGATATTCTTGTATCTGATCCCATTATCACTTTTATTTTCTTCTTGTTTTTATTTTCTTTTTTCAAATAATAACCTAAAGCATAGCCCAATTTCATAGCTAAATTAGCTGTTAATTCTTTATTTGCTTCTCCTCTTATTCCATCTGTTCCAAAATATTTTCTCATCTTTTTCTCCTTCTAATTAACAATTTTTCTCCAATAATTCCTGTTATTAATCCTGATATACATCCTAACATAAGAAAACCTAATATAAAAAAAATAATATATCTACTTCTAATTTCAATATTTCTGAATAATAATATATATACAACTACTAACTGAGTTAAATTATGAATTAAAGCAGAAAACATGCTTATTGAAATTAAGGTTAATTTTTCTCTATATATATATAAACCTACCATTATGCAAAAACTTATTAGCCCGGAAGTTAAGCTTATTATAAAACCTGGACTAAATAATGTCCCTAGCATTATTCCCTGTATTACTATCCTAAAAACAACCACCTCAACTGCCATTCTTTTATCAAATTTTTCTAAAGCTATTATAGTCCCTAAATTAGCCAATCCTATCTTCATCCAAGGAAATGGCTTTGGAATAATTGCTTCTAATAAAGATAAGTATAAGGAAATTAATATTAATAAAATCAGATATCTTTCTCTGTATAAATTATTTTTCACTCTATCCCTCTCAAACTTTACCATTAGAAAATAACATTAATATTGCTGCTTCTTTATTCTTGTAATAACCTTTTCTTTTACCAATTATTTTAAAGTCATTTTCTTTATAAAAAGAAATTGCTGAGAAATTGGTCTCTCTAACTTCTAAAAATATATTCTTTCCTATCTTTTTTATATTTGTTATTATTTTTTTTCCTAATCCTTTATTTCTTTGTGATTCTAAAACTCCTATTTTCATTACTTCAATATCTTCACTATTATCAAAAATAATTATATATCCTTTTATCCCTGAATGATCTATTAAAAAAAAGCAACTATAATTTTCCAAAAAAAATAATTCTTCTATTTGTTTAAAAGAATAAGATTCTTCCTTAAAAATTTTTTTTTCTATTTCATATAATTTTTCTGTATCTTCTTTATTTACTATTTTTCTTAATTTCATTATTTTAATATTCCTACTTTTTTTATTGGCCAAAATCTTATAAAAGCTTTTCCTCTTATTCTACTTTCTTTTACGAATCCCCACATTCTAGAATCATAACTTCCATTAGTATTATCACCTAAAGCTAAAAAATAATCATCTTTTAATTTCACTTCTATAATCTGTCCTTTTATTAATTCTTTTAAAAGTTGGTCTTTATGTATAAAATCTAAAATCATACCAGTTCTTTTTCCATTTAAGTAAAATTCTACTTCTGGTAAAATTTGTTTTATTTGAGAAGAATCTTTTAATAAAACTTCTTGAATTTCACTAATATCTACATTAATTTTTTTATATGCCTCATTATAATTTATTTTAGGAACTATTTTTAATATATCTCCTTTTTTAGGAACTCTCCATTCTTTATTTCCCAAATCTCCTAAAGGCGTATATTCTCTTGAATTTATTTTTTTATCATTTATATACAAATGATTATCTTTTATTTGAACCTTTTCTCCTGGTAAACCCATGATTCTCTTTGTATATAAAACTTTATTTTCTAATGGTTCTTTAAATACTACTATTTCTTCTCTTTTAGGAGCTCTAAATTTATAAGAAATCATATTTCCAAAAAGTCTATCTCCTGGCATTATAGTTTTTTCCATAGACCCTGTAGGCACCATAAAATTACCCAAGTAAAATCTCTGAATAATTAAAACTAATATAATTGCAGTTCCAAAAGATTCTATTATTTTTAATATTTTTAATAGCATAGTCTTTAATATTTTATTTTCTATTTTAAATTTCTTGCAAATAAATTCAGTAAAATTCTCTATTTTTGAAATTAAAATTTTATTAATTTGTTTTTCTTTAATAAAAATATAAATAAAAAATAAAGTTAAAATCAAATAAAACCCACCATATAGTATACTTTTTATGTTCATATTAGTCCTTTCTTAATTTTTTTCCATTCAAATTATTTTATCACAAAAAAAGAAAAAAAGCTAAAGTAATTAACTTTAGCTTTTTTTGAATTATTTTCTTAATTCTTTTATTCTTGCTTTTTTACCAGATAATCCTCTTAAGTAATAAAGTTTAGATCTTCTTACTTTTCCTATTTTTAGTACGTCGATTTTATCAATCATAGGAGAGTTTAAAGGTATTATTCTTTCAACACCAATTCCGTCTACAACTTTTCTAACTGTAAAAGTTCTTGCAATTCCAGCTCCTGAAACTCTAATTACAGTTCCTTGAAATAATTGTATTCTTTCTTTAGCTCCCTCTTTTACTTTGTAATAAACCCCTACAGTATCTCCTGCTTTAAATTTAGGAACATCTGTTCTTAAATAGTTCTTTTCTACTAACTCAATTAACTTTTCTTTCATTTGTAATCCTCCCTTTGATATTCATTCAATTCTAAATTGAAGAGGAATATCTGTTTATTAACTTAGGTATTCTATCATGAAACCCTTTTATTGTCAATAGATTTAATCTATAAATCTATTAAAAAAAGCAATCTAATAGATTGCTTTAAATTCATATGGCGCTTCTTGTTGGACTTGAACCAACGACAACACGATTAACAGTCGTGCGCTCTACCAACTGAGCTAAAGAAGCATTTATATTAAAGATTGGCAAGTTCTTATCCTTCCAGAGGGCTGCCCCCCAAGTACTTTCAGCGTTTATGAGCTTAACTTCTAGGTTCGGTATGTTACTAGGTGTACCCTCATAGCTATTCTTGCCAATCATTATTAATTTTTTTTCATTCAACACTTGATACTACACAGTAAAATATAATATATCTTGATTAAGATTCCGACTTATTAGTATTGGTCCGCTAAATGAATTGCTTCACTTACACTCCCAACCTATCAAACTCCTAGTCTCGAAGTTGTCTATAGAGTACTTATCTCAAAGTCAGTTTCCCGCTTAGATGCTTTCAGCGGTTATCTAGTCCAAACGTGACTACCCAGCTGTGCCACTGGCGTGACAACTGGTACATCAGAGGTTTGTCCATCCCGGTCCTCTCGTACTAAGGACAGATCTTTTCAATACTCTTACGCCTGCAGTGGATAGGGACCGAACTGTCTCACGACGTTCTGAACCCAGCTCACGTACCACTTTAATGGGCGAACAGCCCAACCCTTGGGACCTTCTCCAGCCCCAGGATGTGATGAGCCGACATCGAGGTGCCAAACTTTGCCGTCGATATGGACTCTCGGGCAAAATCAGCCTGTTATCCCCAGGGTAGCTTTTATCCGTTGAGCGACGACCCTTCCATTCGGAATCGCCGGATCACTATGCCCTGCTTTCGCACCTGCTCGACCTGTCAGTCTCGCAGTCAAGCTCCCTTCTGCCATTACACTCTGCGGTTGATTTCCATCCAACCTGAGGGAACCTTTGGGCGCCTCCGTTACTCTTTCGGAGGCGACCGCCCCAGTCAAACTGCCCACCTAGCACTGTCTTCAAGGTTACAAACCTCAAATTAGAATTTCAGTGTAGTATGGTTGGTATTCCACCAACGACTCCATACACTCTAGCGAATATATATCATAGTCTCCCAACTATCCTATACATACGACACCAAAACCCAATACCAAGCTACAGTAAAGCTCCATGGGGTCTTTCCGTCCTACTGCAGGTAACCGGTATCTTCACCGGTAATACAATTTCACCAGGCCTCCCGCCAAGACAGCGCTCAGATCATTACACCTTTCGTGCAGGTCGGAACTTACCCGACAAGGAATTTCGCTACCTTAGGACCGTTATAGTTACGGCCGCCGTTCACCGGGGCTTCAATTCAGAGCTCTCACTCTTCCTCTTAACCTTCCGGCACTGGGCAGGTGTCAGCCCATATACATCGCCTTACAGCTTAGCATAGACCTGTGTTTTTGTTAAACAGTTGCCTGAGCCTCTTCACTGCGGCCACCTTATGCTTTGTACGCGTAGTACTCCACACAAAATGGCAATCCTTCTCCCGAAGTTACGGATTCATTTTGCAGAGTTCCTTAGCGAGAGTTAGCCTGTCCGCCTTAAATTTCTCATTCTGACCACCTGTGTTGGTTTACAGTACGGGCACTATTAAATTAACGCTAGAAGCTTTTCTTGGCAGCGTGGGATCTGTAAATTCGACTATAAATAGTCTACGCATAACACCTCATGTTTAACTCGACGGATTTGCCTATCAAGTCACACTACATGCTTACACAGGAACTTCCGTTCTCCTGCTTACATACCCTTCTGCGTCCCTCCATCACAATTTAACAGTGGCA
This genomic stretch from Fusobacterium sp. JB019 harbors:
- the atpA gene encoding F0F1 ATP synthase subunit alpha; this translates as MNIRPEEVSNIIKNEIENYKKILNIKTSGSVLEVGDGIARVYGLSDAKAGEILEFPDKVMGMILNLEENNVGVIILGDFTKIKEGDEVKSTGRIVSIPAGEEFLGRVVNALGEPIDGKGSVKIEKYMELERKASGIISRQPVYEPLQTGIKSIDGMVPIGKGQRELIIGDRQTGKTAIAIDAIINQKNTGVKCIYVAIGQKRSTVAQIYKKLEDLGAMEYTTIVSATASEAAPLQYIAPYAGVSMAEYFMDKGEDVLIIYDDLTKHAVAYREMSLLLKRPPGREAYPGDVFYLHSRLLERAAKLSDELGGGSITALPIIETQAGDVAAYIPTNVISITDGQIFLDTQLFNSGFRPAIDAGISVSRVGGAAQLKAMKQVASKVKLELAQYTELLTFAQFGSDLDRATKAQLERGHRIMAMLKQSQNKPYSVEEQVISFYAVTNGFYDDIDVKNVAEFEKELISHLKEETEILKNIKEKGSLDEKIEKNISEEINKFKKI
- the atpH gene encoding ATP synthase F1 subunit delta, translating into MSEKIIGRRYAEAIFSVAESKNKVKEIYDALNKTMELYLTNTDLKNILDNPLILVEEKEKVIEKIFIDENEEIKNILLYILFKGRIENIKEIVAEYLKIYYLKNKIIDVEAIFAQEISENQKSKLVKNLEKRTRKKINLKVIIDKSIIGGGILKIGDKIIDGTIRTQLDLLVHKN
- the atpF gene encoding F0F1 ATP synthase subunit B codes for the protein MNLAAQTMPAISIDINMFWQIINFLVLIAIFNKYLKKPLNKILKTRKDIISNDLEEARKNKEEAKLEKEEAEKQLKEAKKQANEMILTAEKKADQRKEEILRGATSQRDKILKSAEIEVGKMKARAKGEIREEMQALAVKLAEKIIKEKLDSKHSNKLINNFINELGEE
- the atpE gene encoding ATP synthase F0 subunit C, which produces MDMLLAKTIILAASAIGVGLSMLTGLGPGIGEGYAAGKAVEAIARQPEAKSDIISTMILGQAISESTAIYGLVVAMILLYANPLLSALAN
- the atpB gene encoding F0F1 ATP synthase subunit A encodes the protein MNISFFTPPLVEGPKIAFFVPLPKFLHQVPLAMDVGNGEFGLPVTMTVVGSWFCMIVLFLIFKIGTRKLEIIPKTKLQILLESLLGFLDDLIFQSLGKYKDKFISFISCLFLFILSGNILTFFPIPWFSKFGNESIKFYPAFRTPTADLNTTVGLALLTAVVFIGTNIKNSGLIGYIKGFASPVPILLPLNIVGEIAKPINMSFRLFGNMFAGMVIMGLLYKAAPAVIPAPLHLYFDLFSGVVQSFVFVMLSIVHIQSSLGDSIKD
- a CDS encoding ATPase produces the protein MEQLKKIIKRSLRASIIILIYGILIRNPVVYIGMFVSSLVSVLTFYMLCLETESILFSNNIKRNTFISYGKRYLLYLLTFLVMGYFGGLQYIAAAAIGLFNIRFNIFIIMIQTKISKLKYKKNNRGGKI
- a CDS encoding AtpZ/AtpI family protein — its product is MLKLNNEILKYFNLIGTIGLTIIFSIIFSVIIYKIIEKYFFKSTLILIVLIVFGVINGLYSAYKMIFKK
- a CDS encoding class I SAM-dependent methyltransferase encodes the protein MYKNFSKVYDKFMEFCNYDEWTELLEENIKKNLNEARKILDLGCGTGEILKRLSNKYTCSGLDLSEHMLNRANEKCENVRLYLGDMREFDTYEKYDVIFSFFDTINHLTSLEELLDTLNSVKNSLEPGGIYVFDVVDRNFMDKMFSNGIFADVREDFSVIWEHEKYEETSLDVIEATYFLKNEDNLYEKYEEYYEKKIFTDEEIERVIKISGLKKQDVFKNNRLAGERKFFVLKKI
- the glmM gene encoding phosphoglucosamine mutase — encoded protein: MRKYFGTDGIRGEANKELTANLAMKLGYALGYYLKKENKNKKKIKVIMGSDTRISGYMLRSALTAGLTSMGINIDFVGVLPTPGVAYITQTKGAAAGIMISASHNPAKDNGIKIFGSDGCKLLDKIEEELEGYMDSLQEIIKNPLNGDEVGKFKYAEDDYFLYRDHLKSIVKGDFNGMKIILDAANGSAYRVAKEVFLSLGAEIVVINDAPNGKNINVRCGSTHPEILSKVVIGYDADLGLAYDGDADRLIAVDEKGKIVDGDKIIAALAVNMKNNNNLNGNKVVTTVMSNMGFESYLNENGIVLVRANVGDRYVLEKMRNQALNLGGEQSGHIILLDYGTTGDGIQTSLKLVEVLRDSKIKLGEIVSKIPEWPQKLINVNVGDNSKKNTWNKNQEILKQIELKEKELGNDGRILVRTSGTEPIIRVMVEGNDSKKVLDIAEFLAETVKEQLR
- a CDS encoding Gx transporter family protein, producing MVKFERDRVKNNLYRERYLILLILISLYLSLLEAIIPKPFPWMKIGLANLGTIIALEKFDKRMAVEVVVFRIVIQGIMLGTLFSPGFIISLTSGLISFCIMVGLYIYREKLTLISISMFSALIHNLTQLVVVYILLFRNIEIRSRYIIFFILGFLMLGCISGLITGIIGEKLLIRRRKR
- a CDS encoding GNAT family N-acetyltransferase → MKLRKIVNKEDTEKLYEIEKKIFKEESYSFKQIEELFFLENYSCFFLIDHSGIKGYIIIFDNSEDIEVMKIGVLESQRNKGLGKKIITNIKKIGKNIFLEVRETNFSAISFYKENDFKIIGKRKGYYKNKEAAILMLFSNGKV
- the lepB gene encoding signal peptidase I; translation: MILTLFFIYIFIKEKQINKILISKIENFTEFICKKFKIENKILKTMLLKILKIIESFGTAIILVLIIQRFYLGNFMVPTGSMEKTIMPGDRLFGNMISYKFRAPKREEIVVFKEPLENKVLYTKRIMGLPGEKVQIKDNHLYINDKKINSREYTPLGDLGNKEWRVPKKGDILKIVPKINYNEAYKKINVDISEIQEVLLKDSSQIKQILPEVEFYLNGKRTGMILDFIHKDQLLKELIKGQIIEVKLKDDYFLALGDNTNGSYDSRMWGFVKESRIRGKAFIRFWPIKKVGILK
- the rplS gene encoding 50S ribosomal protein L19, with protein sequence MKEKLIELVEKNYLRTDVPKFKAGDTVGVYYKVKEGAKERIQLFQGTVIRVSGAGIARTFTVRKVVDGIGVERIIPLNSPMIDKIDVLKIGKVRRSKLYYLRGLSGKKARIKELRK